One Mauremys mutica isolate MM-2020 ecotype Southern chromosome 9, ASM2049712v1, whole genome shotgun sequence DNA segment encodes these proteins:
- the RAP2B gene encoding ras-related protein Rap-2b, translating into MREYKVVVLGSGGVGKSALTVQFVTGSFIEKYDPTIEDFYRKEIEVDSSPSVLEILDTAGTEQFASMRDLYIKNGQGFILVYSLVNQQSFQDIKPMRDQIIRVKRYEKVPMILVGNKVDLEGEREVSYGEGKALAEEWSCPFMETSAKNKASVDELFAEIVRQMNYASQPNGDDQCCSSCVIL; encoded by the coding sequence ATGCGAGAATACAAAGTGGTGGTGCTGGGCTCGGGCGGGGTGGGCAAATCCGCCCTCACCGTGCAGTTCGTGACCGGCTCCTTCATCGAGAAGTATGACCCCACCATCGAGGATTTCTACCGCAAGGAGATCGAGGTGGATTCCTCCCCCTCGGTGCTGGAGATCCTGGACACCGCCGGCACCGAGCAGTTCGCCTCCATGCGGGACCTCTACATCAAGAACGGGCAAGGGTTCATCCTGGTCTACAGCCTGGTCAACCAGCAGAGCTTCCAGGACATCAAGCCCATGCGCGATCAGATCATCCGGGTGAAGAGGTACGAGAAGGTGCCCATGATCCTGGTGGGCAACAAGGTGGACCTGGAGGGCGAGAGGGAGGTCTCGTATGGGGAAGGCAAAGCTCTGGCCGAGGAGTGGAGCTGCCCCTTCATGGAAACTTCAGCCAAAAACAAAGCTTCAGTGGACGAACTGTTTGCAGAGATTGTCAGGCAGATGAACTACGCTTCCCAGCCCAACGGGGACGATCAGTGCTGCTCGTCCTGCGTGATCCTCTGA